From Clavelina lepadiformis chromosome 9, kaClaLepa1.1, whole genome shotgun sequence, the proteins below share one genomic window:
- the LOC143470804 gene encoding cytochrome c oxidase copper chaperone-like encodes MSDTRCTDSSSKAAEPKPDKRPRDKDGKLLKPCCVCLETKGARDECIINKGEESCGDFIEAHKKCLRDLGFNI; translated from the exons ATGTCTGACACACGTTGCACTGATTCGTCATCTAAAGCGGCTGAACCTAAACCTGACAAACGACCCAGGGACAAAGATGGAAAATTGCTGAAGCCTTGTTGCGTTTGCTTAGAAACTAAAGGCGCAAGAGACGAATG CATTATTAATAAAGGAGAAGAAAGTTGCGGTGATTTTATAGAAGCGCACAAAAAATGTCTCAGAGACTTGGGTTTTAACATTTAG